A section of the Triticum dicoccoides isolate Atlit2015 ecotype Zavitan chromosome 7A, WEW_v2.0, whole genome shotgun sequence genome encodes:
- the LOC119330562 gene encoding MADS-box transcription factor 16-like: protein MGRGKIEIKRIENATNRQVTYSKRRSGIMKKARELTVLCDAQVAIIMFSSTGKYHEFCSTGTDIKGIFDRYQQAIGTSLWIEQYENMQRTLNHLKDINRNLRTEIRQRMGEDLDALEFEELRDLEQNVDAALKEVRQRKYHVITTQTETYKKKVKHSQEAYKNLQQELGMREDPAYGFVDNPAAGGWDGVAAGGWDGVAAVAMGGGSAADMYAFRVVPSQPNLHGMAYGGSHDLRLG from the exons ATGGGGCGGGGGAAGATCGAGATAAAGCGGATCGAGAACGCCACCAACAGGCAGGTGACCTACTCCAAGCGCCGGTCGGGGATCATGAAGAAGGCGCGGGAGCTCACCGTGCTCTGCGACGCCCAGGTCGCCATCATCATGTTCTCCTCCACCGGCAAGTACCACGAGTTCTGCAGCACCGGCACCGA CATCAAGGGGATTTTTGACCGCTACCAGCAGGCCATCGGGACCAGCCTGTGGATCGAGCAGTATGAG AATATGCAGCGCACGCTGAACCATCTCAAGGACATCAACCGGAACCTGCGCACCGAGATCAG GCAAAGGATGGGTGAAGATCTGGACGCGCTGGAGttcgaggagctgcgcgaccttgaGCAAAATGTCGATGCCGCTCTCAAGGAGGTTCGCCAGAGGAAG TATCATGTGATCACCACGCAGACTGAAACCTACAAGAAGAAG GTGAAGCACTCCCAGGAGGCATACAAGAATCTGCAGCAGGAGCTG GGCATGCGCGAGGACCCGGCGTACGGGTTCGtggacaacccggcggcgggcgggtggGATGGCGTGGCGGCGGGCGGGTGGGATGGCGTGGCAGCGGTGGCGATGGGCGGCGGCTCGGCGGCCGACATGTACGCCTTCCGCGTGGTGCCCAGCCAGCCCAACCTGCACGGCATGGCCTACGGCGGCTCCCACGACCTGCGCCTCGGCTAA